In Helicobacter mastomyrinus, a single genomic region encodes these proteins:
- a CDS encoding phage holin family protein, giving the protein MIEAGHYLELLPIAIVGILAGVVSFFNEEQREDTSNDMRYLLKVALKSVVTSSFLCVIVYATLSATDLPYLARVGIAAALGFLGIEKALNLAKELLAFKNGNKESKGGKNE; this is encoded by the coding sequence ATGATTGAAGCAGGACATTATTTAGAGCTTTTACCCATTGCTATTGTTGGTATCTTAGCGGGGGTTGTAAGCTTTTTTAACGAGGAACAAAGAGAAGATACATCAAATGATATGCGCTACTTGCTTAAGGTTGCTTTGAAAAGTGTAGTTACTTCATCATTTTTGTGTGTGATTGTCTATGCCACTCTAAGTGCTACTGATTTGCCTTACCTTGCGCGAGTAGGTATCGCTGCTGCACTTGGATTTTTAGGAATTGAAAAGGCACTTAATCTTGCAAAAGAGCTACTTGCCTTTAAAAATGGCAATAAAGAGAGCAAAGGAGGCAAAAATGAATAG
- a CDS encoding phage portal protein family protein — protein sequence MPNAISFSQVKSALNAESLSEVIACFEHFKRFDTQIASELNKRRSNLIGKPIVVQSDDKAQDIFLQELSKSRNFRKFLYECSSAIAYGFASFIINYRQENSRIYPQFEFISPRYFESNNAFMPYVSQGGNKIYLKDNTDIWTHYHPTDTGNIIEQSLIYKIISIASLKHISLMKYMSYLDSYAIPPLIIKSDSLSNEEDSKAILKSALALRSNSVGLFGANDMVEVVNGNVDKGTFLEFVRYCDESISKLITGQVLSSNSTQNGTQALGNIHNEMQKNATDFDAFLLSESVYSLLTQLLALNFATPAPFSFEIDTNTEKDEKLQADTYLILSQMGVKIPIEHLEKTFKISHLSYADSTQTSHNLSFNKAQDLLTGQELEIDKALQDVNPKSEFDLGAFLKDCKSYEQAAQKIALSFKGEDLLLKEQELMRLFLNGALFGADDVTL from the coding sequence GTGCCAAATGCGATAAGTTTTTCACAAGTAAAATCCGCACTTAATGCGGAGAGTTTAAGTGAAGTGATTGCGTGTTTTGAGCATTTTAAACGCTTTGATACGCAAATTGCAAGTGAGCTTAATAAACGTAGGAGTAATCTCATCGGTAAGCCTATTGTGGTGCAAAGCGATGATAAAGCCCAAGATATATTTCTTCAAGAGCTAAGTAAAAGTCGTAATTTTAGAAAGTTTCTCTATGAGTGTAGCTCTGCCATTGCTTATGGCTTTGCGAGTTTTATTATCAATTATAGACAAGAAAATAGCAGAATCTACCCTCAATTTGAGTTTATCTCACCTCGCTATTTTGAAAGCAATAATGCCTTTATGCCCTATGTTTCTCAAGGTGGGAATAAGATATATCTTAAGGACAATACAGATATATGGACGCATTATCACCCCACAGACACAGGCAACATCATTGAGCAATCTTTAATCTATAAAATCATATCCATTGCCTCACTTAAACATATCTCGCTTATGAAATATATGAGCTATCTTGATAGCTATGCGATTCCACCACTTATTATCAAAAGCGATAGTCTTAGCAATGAAGAAGATAGTAAAGCTATTTTAAAATCAGCGCTTGCCCTAAGAAGCAATAGCGTGGGGCTTTTTGGAGCAAATGATATGGTAGAGGTAGTTAATGGTAATGTAGATAAAGGCACATTTTTAGAATTTGTGCGCTATTGTGATGAGAGTATTTCTAAGCTCATCACAGGGCAGGTTTTGAGCTCCAATTCTACACAAAATGGCACGCAGGCACTCGGCAATATCCATAATGAAATGCAAAAAAATGCCACAGACTTTGACGCTTTTTTGTTAAGTGAGAGTGTGTATTCGCTTTTAACTCAACTCTTAGCTCTTAATTTTGCTACTCCTGCACCTTTTAGTTTTGAAATTGATACCAACACAGAAAAAGATGAGAAACTTCAAGCCGATACTTATCTTATCCTCTCTCAAATGGGTGTGAAAATCCCCATAGAACATTTAGAGAAAACCTTTAAAATCTCGCATTTAAGCTATGCAGATTCTACGCAAACTTCTCACAATTTATCATTCAACAAAGCTCAAGACTTACTCACAGGGCAAGAACTAGAGATTGATAAAGCCTTGCAAGATGTGAATCCTAAGAGCGAGTTTGATTTGGGAGCATTTTTAAAAGATTGCAAGAGTTATGAGCAGGCAGCACAAAAGATTGCTTTGAGTTTTAAGGGAGAGGATTTGCTTTTAAAAGAGCAAGAGCTAATGAGGCTTTTTCTTAATGGCGCACTCTTTGGGGCAGATGATGTTACACTTTGA
- a CDS encoding phage minor head protein, producing the protein MAHSLGQMMLHFDFNLPPSEAIAYLQSKKPEVLNELSTLKHNIYNRVFTIKGIANVDLLSDMQKSLSLALLQGQEFKEWKQNVQSLLTQSNTPLNPKRLKQIYHQNILNSYNQGRKMTQDNLKGEIYYRYVAINDSRTRLSHKLLHNTILPREHSFWEKHYPGADFGCRCRVEAYTKEQLDRFGLKVSNISDMPNVQEATFDISDNNAALAHILNQKLKIHANNPNAITRLKAIAAFIQQRNVRFKEINELWRTSDLQKTASICKIPKQLQKIFANEAEHIRISTSVINDHKSRHPEIDAFDYTLIADMIEHIDSIYQDEKSSVKYILLNKLDRWYRLSLKSLSDKKEVWVESLLAVDNKEVLLKNLKNKKVIYSQPQNARKL; encoded by the coding sequence ATGGCGCACTCTTTGGGGCAGATGATGTTACACTTTGATTTCAATCTACCACCAAGCGAGGCTATCGCTTATTTGCAAAGCAAAAAGCCTGAAGTGCTTAATGAGCTTTCCACCCTAAAACATAATATTTATAATCGTGTTTTTACTATTAAAGGCATTGCCAATGTAGATTTATTAAGCGATATGCAAAAATCTTTAAGCTTAGCATTGCTTCAGGGACAGGAGTTTAAAGAGTGGAAGCAAAACGTGCAAAGTTTGCTTACCCAAAGTAATACCCCCCTTAACCCAAAAAGACTAAAGCAAATTTATCATCAAAATATCCTTAACTCTTATAATCAAGGGCGTAAAATGACACAAGATAATCTCAAAGGTGAGATATATTATCGCTATGTAGCTATAAATGATTCGCGCACGAGGCTTTCACATAAGCTTTTGCATAATACTATCTTGCCCCGTGAGCATAGCTTTTGGGAGAAGCATTATCCTGGGGCTGATTTTGGGTGTAGATGTAGAGTGGAGGCTTATACTAAGGAGCAGCTTGATAGATTTGGCTTAAAGGTAAGTAATATAAGTGATATGCCAAATGTGCAAGAAGCAACATTTGATATAAGTGATAATAATGCGGCTCTTGCTCACATTCTTAATCAAAAACTTAAAATCCACGCGAATAATCCAAATGCTATCACAAGGCTAAAAGCCATAGCAGCATTTATACAGCAAAGAAATGTAAGGTTTAAGGAGATAAATGAGCTATGGCGCACATCGGACTTACAAAAAACTGCCTCTATTTGCAAAATACCAAAGCAACTACAAAAGATATTTGCTAATGAAGCAGAACATATCCGCATAAGCACGAGTGTTATAAATGACCATAAAAGCAGACACCCAGAAATTGATGCTTTTGATTATACGCTTATAGCGGATATGATAGAGCATATAGATTCTATATATCAAGATGAGAAATCTAGCGTGAAATATATCTTGCTGAACAAACTTGATAGGTGGTATAGATTAAGTCTCAAAAGCTTAAGTGATAAAAAGGAAGTTTGGGTGGAGAGCTTACTAGCAGTAGATAATAAAGAAGTCTTGCTTAAAAATCTCAAAAATAAAAAAGTGATTTATTCACAGCCACAAAACGCAAGAAAGCTCTAG
- a CDS encoding glycine zipper domain-containing protein, whose product MSKVIAEIIFNVKKGELTSANKELKSTQENLAHANKESKSFGSSIGKTTLGLGALGLAAQDLSILKDVFVTPIKEAIALNAQYEQLNNSIASLISINHENATTTGKMLNAQEKWQIALKQSKQVVDDLKISGLELGYSVSDMSDMFKGFYSTAGSSMSLEQAKNAMKAIAAAVNVSGVSVDSLKVTLDSLGSGIANTATDFGRFVSAMGLSTEEMSKAKQEGKLYELIMEKLEPLSESAAFSANSYAVSMAKLNSTFDDIKQSAIAPFFDSMKQSLASLTQFLSTHKDTIVSVFQGILDIISTLVSAVFEAGMMVRDTIVAAINDLAEAFGYSASEGDILLGVIKSFQSAAAMLSSAFKMVQNTLSLLINSLRLLINSAQVAYHAMARVFSFGEDDKHHKSQIERLNNKDKELKAAMMSNIKGYGDIFSEGIEKIQDIWKDKAKEGLESEKTTQMLKGKIGANANKKQGSGTKDGDLLRSYFDNEFAIREKNISLMKEDKQKELELESLRYECTITHLNLELRQKIKSGQISIEQANRLYEVELKLHEQKMRHIQEHSKTYEDLKSNINSALNENINNALNGKFVSLSNFGEDLFRSMQTSITKGFATSISAAFMESSVIESMNKSLASAIDGLGSNGAVGGVVGRVTGLQIGQSSLGEVAGDSLAGFGIASAAGGLVGNFISDKENAAKTQKYAQSGAAGGAAAGAAIGSFVPVIGTAVGALVGGLVGSIGGALIGSFSSSKLTTKAKGVELISKATKDNVSAREFADKTETTKKWWGLSKKTRHWTEYYDASNIALRGIQQGIRGYEYLLQDIGGSVKELSIAAGRYKDYDEILNTGAKELIKSFFEAPSKALKSTAPTPNINAIYSVWEEYAKSMNKQISEALSESLTTFVSTGQSFQSWLYTFKGQESEAARYGAELAALQVERLQEALGAADVNIDNYLSYREEALRENFDPHTIERINALGEALIQSADASKKYEEALKGENKTKLNMIDPYLEKTKKLEEINTQERNTNEKLQVAMLSTLKQMLRVSQESLEAGAQK is encoded by the coding sequence ATGTCAAAAGTCATTGCAGAGATTATCTTTAATGTCAAAAAGGGTGAGCTAACAAGCGCGAATAAAGAGCTTAAAAGCACGCAGGAAAATCTCGCCCACGCAAACAAAGAGAGCAAATCCTTTGGCTCTAGCATTGGCAAGACGACTTTGGGCTTAGGTGCTTTAGGGCTTGCTGCACAAGACTTAAGTATCCTCAAAGATGTGTTTGTTACACCCATTAAAGAAGCTATTGCACTTAATGCTCAATATGAACAGCTAAATAATTCCATCGCCTCACTTATTTCTATTAACCACGAAAATGCTACAACCACAGGCAAGATGCTAAATGCCCAAGAAAAATGGCAGATTGCCCTCAAACAATCAAAGCAGGTTGTTGATGATTTAAAGATTTCAGGGCTAGAGCTTGGCTACTCTGTGAGCGATATGAGCGATATGTTTAAGGGATTTTATTCTACTGCAGGTAGCTCTATGAGTTTAGAGCAAGCAAAAAATGCAATGAAAGCTATTGCCGCAGCAGTTAATGTCAGCGGTGTGAGTGTGGATTCTCTAAAGGTAACACTAGATTCTTTAGGAAGTGGCATAGCAAACACTGCCACAGATTTTGGGCGATTTGTGAGTGCTATGGGGCTTAGCACAGAGGAGATGAGTAAAGCAAAACAAGAGGGCAAACTCTATGAACTCATTATGGAGAAGTTAGAACCGCTTAGTGAAAGTGCTGCATTTAGTGCTAATAGCTATGCTGTAAGTATGGCAAAGCTTAATTCCACCTTTGATGATATTAAGCAAAGTGCTATTGCGCCATTTTTTGATTCTATGAAGCAATCTCTTGCCTCACTTACGCAGTTTTTAAGCACGCATAAAGACACGATTGTTAGCGTGTTTCAAGGCATACTTGATATTATAAGCACACTTGTAAGTGCTGTTTTTGAGGCTGGAATGATGGTAAGAGATACTATTGTAGCAGCCATTAATGACTTAGCAGAGGCTTTTGGATATAGCGCGAGTGAAGGTGATATACTCTTAGGCGTAATAAAGAGCTTTCAAAGTGCTGCAGCAATGCTAAGCTCGGCTTTTAAGATGGTGCAAAACACTCTATCCTTACTTATCAACTCTTTGCGATTGCTTATCAATAGCGCACAGGTTGCCTATCACGCAATGGCACGTGTGTTTAGCTTTGGTGAGGACGACAAGCACCATAAATCGCAAATAGAGCGACTAAATAATAAAGATAAAGAGCTAAAAGCTGCTATGATGAGCAATATTAAAGGCTATGGCGATATTTTTAGTGAGGGCATTGAGAAAATCCAAGATATTTGGAAAGACAAAGCCAAAGAGGGTTTAGAATCTGAAAAAACTACTCAAATGCTTAAAGGCAAAATCGGTGCGAATGCGAATAAGAAGCAAGGCAGCGGCACAAAAGATGGGGATTTGCTAAGAAGCTATTTTGATAATGAATTTGCCATAAGAGAAAAGAATATCTCTTTGATGAAAGAGGACAAACAAAAGGAGCTAGAATTAGAATCCTTACGCTATGAGTGCACAATCACGCATTTAAACTTAGAGCTAAGACAAAAGATAAAATCAGGGCAAATCTCCATAGAGCAAGCCAATAGACTCTATGAAGTGGAACTAAAACTCCACGAGCAAAAAATGCGCCATATACAAGAGCATTCAAAAACCTATGAGGATTTAAAAAGCAATATAAACTCCGCGCTTAATGAAAATATCAATAATGCGCTTAATGGCAAATTTGTCAGCTTATCAAACTTTGGCGAGGATTTGTTTAGATCTATGCAAACCTCTATTACAAAGGGCTTTGCAACTTCCATCTCTGCTGCCTTTATGGAATCCTCTGTTATAGAATCTATGAATAAATCCCTCGCCTCCGCCATTGATGGCTTAGGCAGTAATGGCGCAGTAGGTGGTGTTGTAGGGAGAGTAACAGGCTTACAAATTGGGCAATCTTCACTAGGAGAGGTTGCAGGGGATAGCCTTGCAGGATTTGGCATTGCAAGTGCTGCTGGGGGCTTAGTAGGTAACTTCATAAGTGATAAGGAGAATGCCGCCAAGACACAAAAATACGCCCAAAGTGGTGCAGCGGGAGGAGCAGCAGCGGGAGCGGCTATTGGTAGTTTTGTGCCTGTGATAGGCACAGCTGTTGGTGCGCTTGTAGGCGGACTTGTCGGTAGTATTGGTGGAGCACTGATAGGAAGTTTTAGCTCAAGCAAGCTTACTACCAAAGCAAAGGGAGTGGAGCTTATCTCAAAGGCTACAAAAGACAATGTGAGTGCGCGAGAATTTGCAGATAAAACAGAAACCACAAAGAAATGGTGGGGTCTCTCAAAGAAAACAAGGCATTGGACAGAATATTATGATGCCTCAAATATAGCCCTAAGAGGCATACAACAAGGCATAAGGGGCTATGAATATTTACTGCAAGACATAGGTGGGAGTGTCAAAGAGCTAAGTATTGCTGCTGGGCGATATAAAGACTATGATGAGATTTTGAACACAGGGGCAAAGGAGCTTATAAAGAGCTTTTTTGAAGCACCAAGCAAGGCATTAAAAAGCACAGCTCCCACACCAAACATCAATGCAATTTATAGTGTATGGGAAGAATATGCTAAGAGTATGAACAAGCAAATAAGCGAGGCATTAAGCGAAAGCCTTACTACATTTGTATCCACAGGGCAGAGTTTTCAGAGTTGGCTTTATACTTTCAAAGGTCAAGAGAGCGAGGCGGCAAGATATGGCGCAGAGCTTGCCGCACTTCAAGTAGAACGTTTGCAAGAGGCACTGGGCGCAGCTGATGTGAATATCGATAATTATCTTAGCTATCGAGAGGAAGCATTAAGGGAGAATTTCGACCCACACACAATCGAGCGCATTAACGCACTAGGCGAGGCATTAATACAAAGTGCTGATGCGAGTAAAAAGTATGAGGAAGCCCTAAAGGGTGAGAACAAAACAAAGCTCAATATGATTGACCCCTACCTTGAAAAAACAAAAAAACTAGAGGAGATAAATACACAAGAGCGCAATACAAATGAAAAATTACAAGTGGCTATGCTTAGCACTCTCAAACAAATGCTCCGCGTATCTCAAGAAAGTTTAGAAGCAGGAGCGCAAAAGTGA
- a CDS encoding phage virion morphogenesis protein has protein sequence MPKYMSFDELRGQMQSLELRLKDTEPLMAHIANTLALFTSQSFEKETSPFGEKWKPLSSATLKKSKGLKKKLVDKGKLINSIHTSHTAKSASIGTNVVYARIHQFGGKAGRNHKTIIPARAFLPINDKGNVPQSLQDELQELVQEYILGVFLK, from the coding sequence ATGCCAAAATATATGAGTTTTGATGAGCTAAGAGGACAAATGCAAAGCTTAGAGTTAAGGCTCAAAGACACAGAGCCACTAATGGCACATATTGCTAATACTCTAGCTCTCTTTACCTCACAATCTTTTGAAAAAGAGACCTCACCCTTTGGGGAAAAGTGGAAGCCTTTATCATCTGCTACGCTTAAAAAGAGCAAGGGCTTAAAGAAAAAGCTTGTAGATAAAGGCAAACTGATAAATTCTATTCACACTTCACATACTGCCAAGAGTGCAAGTATAGGCACAAATGTAGTGTATGCGAGGATTCATCAATTTGGTGGTAAAGCAGGGAGAAATCATAAAACTATCATTCCTGCTCGGGCATTTCTACCTATCAATGATAAGGGTAATGTCCCTCAATCTTTGCAAGATGAATTGCAAGAGCTTGTGCAGGAGTATATTTTAGGGGTATTTCTTAAGTAA
- a CDS encoding S24 family peptidase: MYAIRTNDGLFIKHCFIKDKSLELISANLNYEPLSYALNEVEIIGRIRGVIAPV, encoded by the coding sequence ATTTATGCGATAAGGACAAATGATGGACTTTTTATCAAGCATTGTTTTATCAAAGATAAAAGCCTAGAGCTTATCTCCGCAAATCTTAACTATGAGCCATTAAGCTATGCGCTTAATGAGGTAGAAATTATAGGGCGGATACGAGGGGTGATTGCTCCTGTGTGA
- a CDS encoding DUF5675 family protein, giving the protein MKYKIILQRLSEHKDVKKPNVAKIEDSTLGKFSVNEIQENDTLKEIWSCFTCENIGESTDTPKQDKRIMPRTYQLEWAQTGKNASLAKNHKDYMLENFKKTGLYYRKVQTPNGEQTHPYIAILLTCDKELPSFRNRSILIHIGNYPQDTEGCILLGKSKNDSTGTIGGSTQAILEFFNLCKKIGLENCELEAKEIA; this is encoded by the coding sequence ATGAAATACAAAATTATACTTCAGCGACTAAGCGAACACAAAGATGTGAAAAAGCCAAATGTCGCAAAAATCGAGGATTCTACATTAGGTAAATTTAGTGTGAATGAAATTCAAGAGAATGACACTTTAAAAGAGATATGGAGTTGCTTTACTTGTGAGAATATCGGTGAATCTACTGATACACCAAAACAAGATAAGCGTATTATGCCACGCACATATCAATTAGAGTGGGCGCAGACAGGCAAAAATGCTTCACTTGCAAAAAATCATAAAGATTACATGCTTGAGAATTTCAAAAAGACAGGACTATATTATCGTAAGGTGCAAACTCCAAATGGAGAACAAACACACCCTTACATTGCAATTTTGCTTACTTGCGATAAAGAATTACCTAGCTTTAGGAATCGTAGCATTCTTATTCACATAGGCAATTACCCACAGGATACAGAAGGCTGCATTTTACTAGGTAAGAGTAAAAATGATAGCACAGGCACAATCGGTGGTAGCACACAAGCAATTTTGGAGTTTTTTAATCTCTGTAAAAAAATCGGCTTAGAAAATTGTGAGCTTGAAGCAAAAGAAATTGCATAA
- a CDS encoding N-6 DNA methylase, whose product MNQGSFYTPDSIVCLVYQMLLNAKIDIKNYVLLDSSCGYGSFLEIPQSFLNRQFTQIIGADIDKQALQKAQKIFKDYAIAPLFLHTNSLQNVSREKFNILESSKLIIVGNPPYNDKTSIVQNHLKSTDSNPVDSQLKARDIGISFLRSFDILKADYICVLHPLSYLIKESNFKSLKNFTKHYRLLDSTIISSQIFCPKSLGFFPIVIALYERDNQGMDFDFICNFSFKTREDKSFRLNDFDFIAQYIDKYPNKKRVDSKHKVAMFYTLRDINALRRSKTFISKNTANAVYVTQDKYSLYCYVDVFKQIIKHIPYYLGNCDILIDFKKFQALESAFIKASESKILSEDIMQYFKDLLGEHYED is encoded by the coding sequence ATTAATCAAGGGAGTTTTTACACGCCGGATTCTATCGTGTGCCTTGTGTATCAAATGCTTTTAAATGCTAAAATTGATATAAAAAATTATGTTTTGCTTGATAGCTCTTGTGGTTATGGGAGTTTTTTAGAGATTCCACAAAGTTTCCTAAATAGACAATTTACTCAAATTATTGGCGCAGATATTGATAAACAAGCCTTGCAAAAGGCTCAAAAAATTTTTAAAGATTATGCCATTGCACCTTTATTCCTCCATACAAACTCCTTGCAAAATGTCTCAAGAGAAAAATTTAATATTTTAGAATCTTCTAAACTCATTATCGTAGGTAATCCACCTTATAACGATAAAACCTCTATCGTGCAAAATCACCTTAAAAGCACAGATTCTAACCCTGTGGATTCTCAACTTAAAGCGCGAGATATAGGCATTAGCTTTTTACGTTCATTTGATATATTAAAAGCGGATTATATCTGTGTGCTTCACCCGCTTTCTTATTTGATTAAAGAATCAAACTTTAAATCCTTAAAAAACTTTACTAAACACTATCGCCTATTGGATTCTACAATCATTAGCTCACAAATCTTTTGCCCTAAATCTTTGGGATTTTTTCCTATTGTTATTGCCTTGTATGAAAGAGACAATCAAGGAATGGATTTTGATTTTATTTGTAATTTTTCTTTTAAAACTCGTGAGGACAAATCTTTTAGGCTCAATGATTTTGATTTTATCGCACAATATATTGATAAATATCCAAATAAAAAGCGTGTGGATTCAAAGCACAAAGTGGCGATGTTTTATACTCTACGCGATATTAATGCCCTCCGCCGCTCCAAAACATTTATAAGCAAAAATACTGCAAATGCAGTGTATGTTACACAGGATAAATATAGTCTTTACTGCTATGTTGATGTGTTTAAGCAAATCATCAAGCATATTCCTTATTATCTAGGAAATTGTGATATTTTGATAGATTTTAAGAAATTTCAAGCCTTAGAATCTGCATTTATCAAAGCAAGTGAGAGTAAGATTCTAAGCGAGGATATAATGCAGTATTTCAAAGATTTGTTAGGGGAGCATTATGAGGATTGA
- the ilvD gene encoding dihydroxy-acid dehydratase has translation MRSDIIKKGYQKAPHRSLLRATGLQDADFDKPFIGVANSYIDIIPGHFFLNKYAAIIKEEIRAAGGVPFEFNTIGVDDGIAMGHSGMLYSLPSRELIADSIETMMNAHALDAMICIPNCDKIVPGMLMGALRVNVPTIFVSGGPMRAGKLEDGTILDLNSAFEAVGAYSEGKIDEKRLHEIECKACPGGGSCSGMFTANSMNTLCEAMGVALPGNGTIPALTPEREALLRQAARRIVEIALDEGKSEQFKFRNILNKKAVHNAFVVDMAMGGSTNTILHMLAIAKEAEVDFDLQSINAIAQNVAHIAKIAPALSTVHMEDINRAGGVSAVMNEVAKRDLGFSDKSPTLNASHNPKNSSQILECQDSSSTNSPTLANPDSTQSILYLDALTITGEKLGERIQSANITDSSIIRHNDNAYSPVGGLKILYGNLATQGAVLKVAAVAESMKEFEGSAVCFNSQDEAIKGIAGGKVKAGNVVVIRYEGPKGGPGMQEMLSPTSLIMGMGLGESVALITDGRFSGATRGACIGHISPEAAEGGLIGLIEDGDKIRISVSEGVLELLVDSVILESRRAKWQPIKKDIKSKWLKRYALLVSNAANGAVLKTEL, from the coding sequence ATGCGAAGCGACATCATCAAAAAAGGCTATCAAAAAGCTCCGCACAGGAGCTTATTACGCGCCACAGGATTACAAGATGCAGATTTTGATAAGCCCTTTATCGGCGTGGCAAATAGCTATATTGACATCATTCCCGGGCATTTTTTCTTAAACAAATATGCCGCGATTATTAAAGAGGAGATTCGCGCTGCGGGCGGCGTGCCTTTTGAGTTTAACACGATTGGTGTAGATGATGGAATCGCAATGGGGCATAGCGGTATGCTCTACTCTCTGCCAAGCCGCGAGCTGATTGCGGATTCTATCGAAACGATGATGAATGCACACGCGCTAGACGCGATGATTTGTATCCCAAACTGCGATAAAATCGTGCCGGGTATGCTTATGGGGGCATTGCGCGTGAATGTGCCGACAATCTTTGTAAGTGGTGGTCCAATGCGTGCGGGCAAGCTAGAAGACGGCACGATTTTGGATTTAAACTCTGCTTTTGAAGCAGTAGGCGCATATAGTGAAGGTAAAATCGATGAGAAAAGGCTACACGAGATAGAATGCAAAGCCTGTCCGGGTGGTGGGAGCTGTAGCGGAATGTTTACTGCAAATTCTATGAATACGTTGTGTGAGGCTATGGGCGTAGCACTGCCGGGCAATGGCACGATTCCTGCGCTTACCCCTGAACGAGAGGCACTCTTGCGCCAAGCAGCGAGACGAATCGTAGAAATTGCACTTGATGAGGGCAAAAGTGAGCAATTTAAATTCCGCAATATCCTCAACAAAAAAGCCGTGCATAATGCCTTTGTTGTGGATATGGCAATGGGTGGTAGCACGAATACGATTTTACATATGCTCGCCATTGCCAAAGAGGCAGAAGTGGATTTTGACCTCCAATCCATTAATGCAATCGCGCAAAATGTCGCCCACATCGCTAAAATTGCCCCCGCCCTTAGCACCGTGCATATGGAGGATATTAACCGAGCTGGAGGAGTTTCTGCTGTAATGAATGAAGTCGCCAAGCGGGATTTAGGATTTAGCGATAAATCCCCTACATTGAATGCCTCGCACAACCCTAAAAACTCATCTCAAATCTTAGAATGCCAAGATTCTAGTAGCACAAATTCACCCACACTTGCAAATCCAGATTCTACACAATCTATTCTCTATTTAGACGCGCTTACGATCACAGGTGAGAAGTTAGGAGAGCGTATTCAAAGTGCAAATATCACAGATTCTAGCATTATCCGCCATAATGACAATGCCTACTCGCCTGTGGGGGGCTTGAAAATCCTTTATGGGAATCTCGCCACACAAGGCGCAGTTTTGAAAGTCGCCGCAGTGGCGGAATCTATGAAAGAGTTTGAAGGAAGCGCAGTGTGCTTTAACTCGCAAGACGAGGCGATTAAAGGCATTGCTGGCGGCAAGGTAAAGGCGGGGAATGTTGTCGTGATTCGCTATGAGGGACCTAAAGGGGGACCGGGAATGCAAGAGATGCTAAGCCCTACAAGCCTCATTATGGGAATGGGTTTAGGTGAATCTGTCGCGCTTATCACCGATGGACGCTTTAGCGGAGCTACTCGCGGGGCGTGTATCGGGCATATAAGCCCTGAAGCAGCAGAGGGAGGCTTGATTGGGCTTATTGAAGATGGAGATAAGATTAGAATCTCCGTGAGTGAAGGGGTTTTAGAACTCTTGGTAGATTCTGTGATTTTAGAATCGCGCCGTGCTAAATGGCAGCCGATAAAAAAGGACATTAAAAGCAAGTGGCTCAAACGTTATGCGCTATTAGTGAGCAATGCCGCCAATGGTGCTGTGCTAAAAACAGAGCTGTGA